The nucleotide sequence GCATTGAGCGAGGACAACGGAATAAGTAAATTCCGAACTGACATTCCGCCTACTCTGTGTAGCCTTGCAGATAAGACAGATAAACAGCCTTGTACTGACCCAATCACTAATTATCGAGGAGAGTAAacaaacaatttcaataacaTAACCTCTCTTTGCCATTTCACTTCACTTTACATAAGACAAAAATGGTAAGAATCATAGGAAACTACTCATGGTTGACTCCTTTGTATTCAAATTACTGCTAATTACTAACAATGATACAGTCCAAAGATTCAAATCACACCTATGTCCATTTCACACTATCCCGCACAGCGGATCTTTTCGAAGACTTCTGCAAAGACAAACTCCCCGACGATGACATTTACGTACCACCACACAATCAGCCAGTAAACcctgaagatgaagacgacgTTGTTCCCGATCAACATGCAGCATTTGGGATTCAGAGGGCGACacaaaagacaaaagagCCAGCCTGGAAAGATTTGGGATTAGCAGAATTGATGAAGAAAGGTCCAGGTGAGAAAAGTGGAAATGAAGGAGGAAATTATAAGGGCATAAGGAGTCTTCCAAGGTGAACAAATGTGAAGGAATTTCGGAGTTAAAATGGGCATACGATCTAATGGGAACTAATGACGGAGTCTGGCACTCCACGATTGTTTGAGAGAAGAAGGCTGAAGGGATCAAAGGGACAGCAATATATTAATGGTATGGAGGTTGGTCTGGCATATTAAACTTCAAGGATATCATCATATTGTGGGAAGCATCAATACCCAGGGAGAAGTCCTATGAATTTTATATCCTTCGTAAAGAAGCCTTCTAAGGAATATTGGGATGCTGGTGACTCTGGTGCGACATAACTCTGCTTCTAGGGATACAGGCCTACAAACACGGCATGGAGACGCTCTAAACAACTCTTGGATTTGATCGATTCGTTCATCTAGTGCCCTATTTTCTGTGGTTAAGATGGAGATTTGTGGAATGAACCTCGTCAGACACCTGCCCAAATTGCATCACCTGTTCGAGTCCTAATTGTTGGAGATCAAGCCATGTGATATGACGGCATGGTTGTGATCTTCCTTTGTAAACAAGCCAACAAGCCAAGGAAGTACAATTAGTTCCGCGCTGAAAAGCAACGTGTTGATAGAAAAGCCAAATGGATAAATGGTGACAAGCATATGTTCTCTTCTATGTCGTATCTAGTCGAGTACGACGACTGCGGGACAGAAGGCAGACCCAAATATTAACCATAAACTCCATCCCAATGATACTCCTTTACGCCCAGCGTATGGTCGTGGATACGTTGCAAGGTCCaaatgatatgatttcaCTTCTCTTCAACCTAACTCTTCCCCAGAAATGCCTCTCTCTCTACCACCTCTTCCTGAAACTTGACCAAAAACACCGTCTTCCCTGGCCATAactctccttcctcccccCTTCCTACACTATGCGCCGTCACCCTAGCCGGAAACCCTGCGCCATCACAAACTCCCTCAATAATGCCCGCGACAAACGCAGCacaattcaattgattcatttcTTTAGGAACactaatatattgattgacAAGAGGTTCATTATCGGATATCATATATTCCTCTGGCGTGTCAGGGTTTGAAGATTTTTCGAGTGCATCTGCAGGACGGGAAAAGAGGTGACGCCAGAGAACGGTGGTTATGAATTGGAGGAGGGCGATGATATTAAGGGGTCGGGTTTGTGTACGTGGTGGCTCGCGGTAGAGCAGGAGATCGAGGAGTTTGAGGCCGATGGGATGACCTTGGACATTTAGTCTAGTGTTTTGATTAGAATCATACTTCGTATTTACAGAGCTCGTTTGTCGAAACTCGACATGTAGTGAAGGAAATCTTACCGCTTCTCGAGATCTTGAATACCAGTAACCCGTCGTTGTGCATAACTAACCATCTCACCAAATAGATATGCAAAGCTGGCTTGACTTAGTTCCTGCGTCTTACTGCGATTCAGTGGTCTATGGTATATCGTTTTGCCGGTGGAAGGATATCGCAGCCCTGACTGAGAGCCTCGTTGAGTATGAGAAACTTGGCCGGTCAATGGCGGTTTTACCGGTTGGGAGGAcatttaattgattaattattggTCGCGCGTAGTTGGATATACTATATGATATGGCTTTGTGAGATAGTTACGAACTTTGTGATTTGTGTGAAGTTGGATGTAGGTATGATTTGGGGGGTTGTCGCAAGGCTGCTGAAATTGAGGGCGAGGTCGATGGCCAAGCGAGGGGGTAGTATCATTATCCAATTTCCTCAGAAACATTATCTGGTAGTACATGGAAGGTTCAGGAGCGgttgaaattattatttacttaatttattaatatctagTCTATTATATCCTGTTGCAAACAAATCATTTGTGCAGTCTTTTCTATGGATCTCATGCCTCGTCATTCTTCTCGGATTTTCCGTTGATGTCTCCTGATATCTCGGACAATGTCCCGAGTGTTTTCGGTTCAACGGCATGACCATTTGATGGCATTTCCTCAGCAGCACCGCCGCTGATGCTAGGAACATTTCCACCCTTCAAATAAACTTCACTCTCTCCAATGTGCTTCCCCGCCTGGACCCAACGCTCAAAAGCACTCTGTTGACGCCCCTCACATTGTTTGATCAACTCCGGCCAGTAGGTTGCATGATCATACTCGAATGCAAACTCTCCATCAAACTCAGCCCAGAGTTGTTGAGGAGGTACGTACTGTTTCATGTCATCATTGAATTTCAACTTTTCTTTAGTCAATGGATCAATGAATGGGGTGATGAGTTTGAAAAAGCCGTTCACCATCCAAGGAACTTGTAGGGAATTAGCAAGGAACTTGCCCGTCGAGTAGGAGACTTACTGTTGATAATCAAAGCTCTCCCAAGTCGTTCAGGGTAGTGAGTTTGGAGAATATTCAGGACTTCTCTAGCTTGCCCAATGCCAGGTGCTGTGTTCGATCTGCTCTTACTGGACTTGAAGTTGATCAACAATGCGAGCGTGAACTGGCCTGGAATCATCAAGTCGATACATCGCTCGAGCATGAATACTAAATGTTGTACTTGCTTGGGATTCGGTTCCGTATTTTGTCTTCCAGGATTCAAGTAATGACATGGACGTCCTTCGTTATCATAACCAAAGATGAACTGCTTGCCGGTTTCGTTCTCGATTGAGAGGTCATCGCCAGTAAGATTGCTCACACCGTACTCTCGCCTCCAAGTCAGAGTCCCTAACAGTCGCTTTGGTGCTTCCGTAGCGGACCATTTTGTTGCTCGCAAGTATCGGCATAAACATTCTCTTGTCAACCATAATTTTTCACTATCCGTGATAGGCCCTCCTTTTGAATCTTTGGCTGGAATTTCTGTCCATGACTTGACAGTTTCTAACAGCGCATCGTATTTCTTCTGTTGTTCCTCTGTGAGCTCTGGCGAAGGAGGAGGCTTCGAAGACTCGAGAGGGTTGAGAAATGGTGGCTTGAGAGGACTTGGTCCTTTTCCCTCAATTGAAGCTGAAGATGTCTGCCCATTAGCAGAACCCCCTAGATTAACACCGGCCATCTCTTTCTCGATGCCTGCGACTTCCGTTTGATTTTCTGTTGACATTTTAAATAGTAGAATAGATGCTTGATTGCAAAATGGTATATCTCGAATCGCAGTCAACTCCCGAAGACAAGAAGACAGAATTCAAGGGGTAATTAGTAACCTATGTCCTGACACCGACTTGTGCAATCTAAAAATGTGGTGCTAGCTCAGCCTTATGAGGGTTCCATTGGtgagattttattttattaccACTTCTCAATTGAGTGTACCTACTGTTTTGAAACAATTGCCAAGAAGTGATAGGTTGCAATTGTCTGGGAAATTGTGGCAGAAACATATTCTGTTACGAGTACGAGTATTATCCAACAAGTTCGTTTGAGAAGGGTGTTGAACCATTTGATGAATTGTGGCTTGTTCGTGGCGCAAACTCGTGAAAATCAATTTAgttttattgtattgaagCGCGTCAAAACGCGTCTCCCCAAATATCTCTTCCAAGATCAAACCTGGCCGAACTCAACAATACCAACGATTTTTCTACACAACAGCCTCAAAATGGCGGAAAACGATAGTGAGCTTAATGATTTGTTCTCGTCTGCGACTGCTTCAGGTGAACCCCTTGAGGCAGATGTACTCACAGAATTGCATTCAATTATGCGACTGCATTCAATACCCCCGCAAGAGCTTTTCTACAAATGGGAATCATATAGCATTAAAATGGGACAGGATGACATGAAATTAGATATCGATACTGTTAGAGCGCTCAAGCAAAGTGTGCAAGACGgattggaaaaggagaatcGGAAAACCAAGGCTCAAACGTCGAATAAAAGAGTTGGAGCCACGCCTCGAAATGCAGGAAACAATAATGATGTTTTTGGAATGTAAGCAGGTTCTTGAATTATCACATTGCTCTTT is from Botrytis cinerea B05.10 chromosome 8, complete sequence and encodes:
- the Bctrs31 gene encoding Bctrs31, which gives rise to MSSQPVKPPLTGQVSHTQRGSQSGLRYPSTGKTIYHRPLNRSKTQELSQASFAYLFGEMVSYAQRRVTGIQDLEKRLNVQGHPIGLKLLDLLLYREPPRTQTRPLNIIALLQFITTVLWRHLFSRPADALEKSSNPDTPEEYMISDNEPLVNQYISVPKEMNQLNCAAFVAGIIEGVCDGAGFPARVTAHSVGRGEEGELWPGKTVFLVKFQEEVVEREAFLGKS